A section of the Bacillus sp. HSf4 genome encodes:
- a CDS encoding DUF1775 domain-containing protein: MFKQNLFLSAVCAALLLFAVPVSAHVTVKPAESAAGSWETYTIKVPVEKDIATTKVVLSMPDGVEFQQYEPVPGWKTSTEEKDGKVTRVTWEAEDGGIQPGEFQQFTFTAKNPDKQQQAAWDAYQYYKDGSIVEWTGDEDADTPHSITNIVDASKLGHETVDEHGATTKETPQEAQGNSGIQTASLILSILAVLLGGTALFVTVRRKKS; the protein is encoded by the coding sequence ATGTTTAAACAAAACTTGTTTTTAAGCGCCGTATGCGCAGCACTTCTGCTTTTTGCCGTACCGGTGAGCGCACACGTCACCGTCAAGCCCGCCGAATCCGCGGCAGGATCATGGGAAACATATACGATCAAAGTGCCGGTTGAAAAAGATATCGCAACGACTAAAGTCGTTCTCAGCATGCCTGATGGCGTTGAGTTTCAGCAGTATGAACCTGTTCCCGGCTGGAAAACGAGCACCGAAGAAAAAGACGGAAAGGTCACAAGAGTGACATGGGAAGCTGAAGACGGAGGCATTCAGCCGGGAGAGTTCCAGCAGTTTACCTTCACGGCGAAAAACCCCGACAAACAGCAGCAGGCCGCATGGGACGCCTACCAGTATTATAAAGACGGAAGCATTGTCGAATGGACCGGTGATGAAGACGCCGATACCCCGCACTCGATCACAAACATCGTCGATGCTTCCAAGCTCGGACACGAAACCGTTGATGAGCATGGAGCGACAACAAAAGAGACACCGCAAGAAGCTCAGGGAAATTCAGGGATTCAAACCGCTTCTCTCATTTTGTCAATCCTTGCTGTTTTACTCGGGGGAACGGCACTGTTCGTGACAGTGCGCAGAAAGAAATCGTAA
- a CDS encoding copper resistance protein CopC gives MNMKKRASLWTVMAVLCFFMVPKAAFAHAYIVDSAPAANQELEKAPKEVKIEFNEVIQEGFHSITVRNSSGERVDSGETQIDPDNRKIMTVRLKQNIKNDIYSAEWRAVSADGHPVSGTIPFSVGNVQGGLANEQTSAAKSLPSADTVMNRVLLYTGFSLFMGAVLFRLVWHRPENGWPANRRRRVNRVRNIALLFISAAIIIQLPLETKANAGVSWTEAFQPGLLKETLFHTTSGMLWIVNIVLVALLAVFSLKNGRLNSILGLILFIGLLFVKSFSGHAAATSYSYMTTAMDFIHLTAASVWTGGLASIVLFFGKDWLKPDKDPIWATIRRFSPWALVSAGLLMFSGLLNSFFIVHTLNNLLETLYGKTLLLKSGLVLLMIGFGAFHYVRFRKKPKHSRHTIKAEWAAGLLILLTTAVFTNIPSPPAPLPQPFNETKQLTDGQTLSLRISPNMPGANTFEVVVKDRRGEVIKDIQKIDLTVSKTSLFGDSKESTFTLSKKEKGVFRAKNLNLNEEGIWKVRVHGLTASFEEIRTVFNAKVNKKES, from the coding sequence ATGAATATGAAAAAAAGAGCTTCACTTTGGACAGTCATGGCTGTTCTCTGCTTCTTCATGGTGCCAAAAGCCGCCTTTGCCCATGCTTATATCGTCGATTCGGCGCCGGCGGCGAATCAGGAGCTGGAAAAAGCGCCGAAAGAGGTCAAAATCGAATTCAATGAAGTGATTCAGGAAGGATTTCACTCGATAACGGTCAGAAATTCTTCGGGTGAGCGCGTCGATTCAGGGGAAACGCAAATCGATCCGGACAACCGAAAAATCATGACCGTCAGGCTGAAGCAAAATATCAAGAATGATATTTATTCAGCTGAATGGCGTGCTGTATCGGCTGACGGCCATCCCGTCTCAGGCACGATCCCCTTCAGTGTCGGCAACGTTCAAGGCGGTTTGGCAAATGAGCAAACAAGCGCCGCAAAAAGCCTGCCATCGGCCGATACCGTTATGAATCGAGTTCTTCTTTACACAGGTTTTTCCCTTTTCATGGGCGCTGTTCTTTTCAGGCTCGTCTGGCACCGCCCTGAAAACGGATGGCCGGCCAACAGGCGCCGCCGCGTGAACCGGGTCAGGAACATCGCGCTCCTGTTCATCAGCGCAGCTATCATCATTCAGCTGCCGCTTGAGACAAAGGCAAATGCGGGAGTTTCATGGACGGAGGCTTTTCAGCCTGGACTGTTAAAGGAAACGCTTTTTCATACAACAAGCGGGATGCTGTGGATCGTCAACATCGTCCTCGTCGCTCTGCTTGCCGTTTTCTCGCTGAAAAACGGACGATTGAACAGCATTTTAGGGTTGATCCTGTTCATAGGGCTTTTATTTGTCAAATCGTTTTCCGGCCATGCCGCTGCAACGAGTTACAGCTATATGACGACAGCGATGGATTTCATCCATTTGACAGCAGCATCCGTTTGGACCGGGGGACTTGCCTCCATTGTGCTGTTCTTCGGGAAAGACTGGCTCAAGCCTGATAAAGACCCCATATGGGCGACGATCCGGCGCTTTTCGCCGTGGGCGCTCGTTTCAGCGGGGCTCCTGATGTTTTCGGGATTGCTAAACAGCTTTTTCATTGTCCATACATTGAACAACCTGTTGGAGACCCTTTACGGGAAAACGCTTCTGCTCAAATCAGGGCTCGTCCTGTTGATGATCGGCTTTGGGGCGTTTCATTATGTCCGCTTCAGAAAAAAACCGAAACACTCAAGGCACACGATCAAAGCCGAATGGGCAGCCGGTCTTCTCATCCTTTTGACAACAGCGGTTTTCACCAACATACCAAGCCCGCCGGCGCCGCTTCCGCAGCCATTTAATGAAACAAAGCAGCTGACTGACGGTCAAACTCTGTCACTAAGAATCAGTCCGAACATGCCCGGAGCCAATACATTTGAAGTCGTTGTCAAAGACCGAAGGGGAGAAGTGATCAAAGATATTCAGAAAATCGACTTAACGGTCTCCAAAACAAGTCTTTTCGGCGACAGCAAGGAAAGCACCTTCACCCTTTCCAAAAAGGAAAAGGGCGTATTCCGAGCGAAAAATTTAAACCTGAATGAAGAAGGCATCTGGAAAGTCCGGGTGCATGGCTTAACAGCATCATTTGAGGAAATCAGAACGGTTTTTAATGCAAAAGTCAATAAAAAGGAGTCTTGA
- a CDS encoding DeoR family transcriptional regulator yields MLPIKRRQQILVWIKEEETMRISDISKRLNVSEMTVYRDIKPLIENGQVIKTAGGIALNRPKQPQGQLCLVCGKPAANQRLSVQIVKADGGVEQFCCAHCAMLRYEKVKDDAAQIICRDFLLDTTISAKMAVFLLDADLHLHCCEPQAIAFASRSDAEKFKKGFGGRLLSFDDAAQEIQKNMKEDCCRLKT; encoded by the coding sequence ATGCTACCAATCAAACGGAGGCAGCAAATTTTGGTGTGGATCAAAGAAGAGGAAACCATGCGGATTTCCGACATTTCAAAAAGGCTGAACGTCTCTGAAATGACGGTGTACCGCGATATCAAACCGCTTATTGAAAACGGCCAGGTCATCAAAACGGCCGGCGGGATCGCTTTAAACCGGCCGAAGCAGCCGCAGGGCCAGCTCTGTCTCGTCTGCGGAAAACCGGCGGCGAATCAGAGGCTGTCCGTCCAAATCGTGAAAGCCGACGGCGGAGTTGAACAATTTTGCTGCGCCCACTGTGCCATGCTCCGCTATGAAAAGGTAAAGGATGATGCAGCACAGATCATCTGCCGCGATTTTTTATTGGACACGACAATCAGCGCCAAAATGGCCGTTTTTCTGCTTGATGCCGATCTTCATTTGCATTGCTGTGAGCCGCAGGCAATCGCGTTCGCCTCAAGATCCGACGCGGAGAAATTTAAGAAAGGGTTTGGAGGCAGGCTTTTGTCGTTTGATGATGCGGCACAGGAGATTCAGAAAAACATGAAGGAAGATTGCTGCCGCCTGAAAACATGA
- the nirB gene encoding nitrite reductase large subunit NirB — protein MGKQRLVLIGNGMAGVRAIEEILKLESGFEIVIIGSEPHLNYNRILLSSVLQGEARMEDIFLNTHSWYEENGITLYTGETAVMINTENRTVATDQNRQIAYDKLIVATGSSPFILPVPGADKEGVYGFRTIEDCRAFIDASRRYQKAAVIGGGILGLEAASGLANLGMDVEVIHHSSYIMQHQLDRPASTMLQNDLERQGIHFLLEKDTEEILGAERAEGVRFKDGTETRADLIVMAAGVRPNVALAKTSGISVNKAIIVNDYMQTNVPNIYAVGECAEHNGTVYGLINPLYEQGRVLAKHICGLACGGYQGSVQSTALKISNIAAFSAGKIKEDETTTAIKLIDESAGIYKKAVFQADKMAGVILYGDTSGKEKLLESIVKQRDISVIKKALFEAGDEKSSVASMPPGETICQCNAVTKGTIIEAVRVRGLKTADDVKRCTKASGSCGGCKPLIEELLAVAADQQFEEQTLKQAMCSCTSLTEDEVVNEIQMKHLSSVQDVITALGWKKSSGCSVCVPAIDYYLRMIRPEVNEGLLAEAQEQEDGTCSLVPQMYGGLTSADELKRLAGVMEKYQIPKVFITHDQRLRLSGIRQEDLQSIKEELHLPVVPQEKQTIAAVKACTCGHMEMVHKAAADLEKTAGSLLIPAKVSIGISACRDDCIRAAVQDIGILKANMGWEIYAGGQRGPNAAAGELIFVTDQLEEAGDFIKGFLQYYRETANYLEDIGRWIERAGIIHIREVLFDNGLRRQLIERLEGEKRLLKQEMIKGLI, from the coding sequence ATGGGGAAACAGAGGCTGGTTTTAATAGGGAACGGCATGGCCGGGGTTCGTGCGATTGAAGAGATTTTAAAGCTTGAAAGCGGGTTTGAGATCGTCATTATCGGAAGCGAACCCCATTTGAATTACAACCGGATTTTGCTGTCTTCCGTTCTTCAGGGCGAGGCTCGAATGGAAGATATTTTCCTGAACACCCACAGCTGGTATGAAGAGAACGGGATAACTCTTTATACCGGAGAAACGGCTGTCATGATCAATACCGAAAACCGGACGGTGGCAACTGATCAGAACCGTCAAATCGCCTATGACAAGCTGATTGTCGCAACAGGTTCTTCCCCGTTTATCCTCCCGGTTCCGGGTGCGGACAAAGAAGGGGTGTACGGATTTCGGACGATTGAAGACTGCCGGGCGTTTATAGATGCATCAAGGCGGTACCAAAAAGCCGCCGTCATCGGCGGCGGCATTTTAGGACTTGAGGCGGCTTCAGGGCTTGCGAATTTAGGCATGGATGTTGAAGTGATTCATCATTCTTCCTATATCATGCAACATCAGCTTGATCGCCCAGCGTCAACTATGCTCCAGAATGATCTAGAACGCCAAGGCATTCATTTTCTTTTAGAAAAAGATACGGAAGAGATTCTGGGAGCAGAACGCGCCGAGGGGGTGCGGTTCAAAGACGGGACGGAGACCCGCGCCGATCTGATCGTCATGGCGGCCGGCGTCAGGCCGAATGTCGCGCTGGCGAAGACGAGCGGCATTTCAGTAAACAAAGCCATCATTGTCAACGACTATATGCAGACAAATGTTCCAAACATTTATGCCGTCGGGGAGTGCGCGGAGCATAATGGAACGGTTTACGGTCTGATTAATCCCTTATATGAGCAGGGAAGAGTGCTGGCAAAGCATATTTGCGGTTTGGCATGCGGCGGCTATCAAGGGTCCGTTCAATCCACAGCCTTGAAAATCTCAAACATCGCCGCATTTTCAGCAGGCAAAATCAAAGAAGATGAAACGACAACCGCTATCAAACTGATAGACGAGTCAGCCGGCATTTATAAAAAGGCGGTGTTTCAAGCCGACAAAATGGCCGGTGTGATCTTATACGGGGATACCAGCGGCAAAGAGAAGCTGCTGGAAAGCATCGTCAAACAAAGGGATATTTCAGTTATAAAAAAAGCGTTGTTTGAAGCGGGGGATGAAAAAAGCTCAGTCGCTTCCATGCCGCCTGGGGAAACGATTTGCCAATGCAACGCGGTTACAAAAGGAACGATCATCGAGGCCGTCCGCGTCCGCGGTTTAAAAACGGCCGACGATGTGAAGCGCTGTACAAAGGCTTCCGGCTCCTGCGGAGGCTGCAAACCGTTAATAGAAGAATTGCTGGCTGTGGCTGCAGACCAGCAATTTGAGGAGCAGACGCTGAAACAAGCGATGTGCTCCTGCACATCATTAACGGAAGATGAAGTCGTGAACGAAATACAGATGAAGCATCTTTCTTCCGTTCAGGACGTCATCACGGCTCTGGGGTGGAAAAAGAGCAGCGGGTGCTCTGTTTGCGTGCCGGCGATTGACTATTATTTAAGGATGATCAGGCCGGAGGTCAATGAGGGTCTCCTGGCGGAGGCACAGGAGCAGGAAGATGGCACATGCTCGCTCGTTCCGCAAATGTACGGCGGTCTGACAAGTGCAGATGAGCTGAAACGGCTGGCCGGCGTGATGGAAAAATATCAGATTCCCAAGGTGTTTATCACACATGATCAAAGATTGAGGCTCTCAGGGATCAGACAGGAGGATCTCCAAAGCATAAAAGAAGAGCTCCACTTGCCGGTTGTCCCGCAGGAGAAACAGACAATCGCCGCTGTGAAAGCATGCACTTGCGGGCATATGGAGATGGTTCATAAAGCGGCTGCCGATTTGGAGAAAACGGCCGGGTCGCTGCTGATTCCGGCAAAGGTCTCGATCGGAATATCGGCATGCCGGGATGATTGTATTCGTGCAGCGGTACAGGATATCGGCATTCTGAAGGCGAACATGGGCTGGGAAATATACGCCGGCGGTCAAAGAGGACCGAACGCTGCTGCCGGGGAGTTGATTTTTGTGACCGATCAGCTGGAGGAAGCGGGTGACTTCATTAAAGGTTTTCTGCAGTATTACCGGGAAACAGCGAATTATCTTGAAGACATCGGGCGATGGATCGAACGCGCCGGCATCATTCATATTCGGGAAGTTCTATTTGACAACGGACTCAGAAGGCAGCTGATCGAACGGCTTGAAGGGGAGAAACGGCTGCTGAAGCAAGAAATGATAAAAGGGCTGATCTGA
- a CDS encoding nitrate reductase, which translates to MTELLLKYFREKQKEVQAEKTYDTQCPFCSMQCKIQLIEQTIVTRKKYSAVGKDNPTTKGRLCMKGMNAHQHAFHPERITHPLLKQNGEFVRVSWEEALQYIREQVTNIQRENGCDAVGVYGSASLTNEEAYLLGKFARVALKTKHIDYNGRLCMSAAATAANQTFGMDRGLTNALSEIPHARVIILAGTNIAECQPTIMPYFEEAKENGAYIIVIDPRETATAGIADLHLNIKPGTDAALANGMLKIVIEEGLTDETFIRQRAEGFEDVKRYVTSLSLADISEKTGVPVDQIRKAAVKFAREETGMLFTARGVEQQTDGTAAVRNLLNILISVGKIGKFGCGYGAITGQGNGQGAREHGQKADQLPGYRSIENERHRAYIADVWGIAEDELPRKGVSAYEMMKKIHEGGITGMFFMCSNPVVSSPNANFVKAALKQLKFFAAVDLFMSETARLADVILPASSYLEDEGTMTNVEGRVTLREASKPCPGEARHDWQIICDIAEILGKGRFFSYESAEEIFNELRRASRGGIADYSGITYDRLRREGGILWPCPEQGHPGTERLFATEFAHPDKKAKMCVVPNEPAVKKDEPTEEYPLCLTTGRVMSHYLTGVQTRKSAALRARHFESFMEIHPKTAAKYKIEDRVLVKVESKRGSMVVRSKWSESIRPDTVFVPMHWADSQNVNSLVAEDLDPSCKMPGFKVTSVRIRPADDKIVNKLS; encoded by the coding sequence GTGACAGAATTATTATTGAAATACTTTCGCGAAAAGCAGAAGGAAGTGCAAGCGGAAAAAACGTATGACACGCAATGCCCGTTTTGCAGCATGCAATGCAAAATACAGCTCATCGAACAAACGATTGTGACCAGGAAAAAGTACAGTGCGGTTGGGAAAGACAATCCGACGACAAAGGGGCGCTTATGCATGAAAGGAATGAACGCCCATCAGCATGCATTCCATCCGGAGCGCATCACACATCCGCTGCTCAAACAAAACGGCGAGTTCGTGCGTGTATCGTGGGAAGAAGCGCTTCAATACATCAGGGAGCAAGTGACAAACATTCAACGTGAAAACGGCTGTGATGCCGTAGGTGTCTACGGAAGCGCGTCACTGACAAACGAAGAAGCATATCTGCTCGGTAAATTCGCCCGCGTCGCCTTGAAAACGAAGCATATAGACTATAATGGCAGGCTGTGCATGTCAGCCGCGGCCACGGCAGCCAATCAAACCTTCGGGATGGACCGGGGGCTGACAAATGCGCTTTCCGAAATTCCCCACGCGAGAGTCATCATCCTTGCCGGGACGAATATTGCCGAATGCCAGCCGACGATCATGCCTTACTTTGAAGAAGCGAAGGAAAACGGAGCCTACATCATCGTCATTGACCCGCGCGAAACGGCGACGGCGGGCATCGCCGATCTGCATTTGAACATCAAGCCCGGGACAGATGCCGCACTTGCAAACGGCATGCTGAAGATCGTTATAGAAGAAGGGCTGACAGATGAGACATTCATCAGGCAGAGGGCGGAAGGCTTTGAGGATGTGAAGCGCTATGTGACCTCATTGTCATTGGCGGATATATCAGAAAAGACCGGTGTGCCGGTCGATCAGATCAGAAAAGCTGCCGTGAAATTCGCCCGCGAGGAAACGGGGATGCTGTTTACCGCAAGAGGAGTTGAACAGCAGACAGATGGAACAGCGGCTGTCAGGAATTTACTGAATATTCTAATATCAGTTGGGAAGATCGGCAAATTCGGCTGCGGCTACGGAGCGATCACCGGTCAAGGAAACGGACAGGGAGCGAGGGAACACGGCCAGAAAGCGGATCAGCTTCCCGGATACCGTTCCATTGAAAACGAAAGACACCGCGCCTATATAGCAGATGTCTGGGGAATCGCGGAAGATGAGCTGCCGCGAAAAGGAGTCTCCGCTTACGAAATGATGAAAAAAATTCATGAGGGTGGGATCACCGGCATGTTTTTCATGTGTTCAAACCCTGTCGTATCCAGCCCGAACGCCAATTTCGTCAAAGCCGCTTTAAAACAGCTCAAGTTTTTTGCAGCCGTTGACCTGTTTATGTCAGAGACGGCAAGGCTGGCCGATGTCATTTTGCCCGCTTCGTCCTACCTTGAAGACGAAGGGACGATGACAAACGTAGAAGGCAGGGTCACATTAAGGGAGGCGTCAAAGCCTTGCCCGGGGGAAGCGAGGCATGACTGGCAAATCATTTGCGACATTGCTGAGATTTTAGGAAAAGGCCGCTTTTTCTCCTATGAATCTGCCGAGGAGATTTTTAATGAACTGCGGAGAGCAAGCCGTGGCGGAATCGCCGATTATTCGGGCATCACCTATGACAGGCTCAGACGGGAAGGCGGCATTTTATGGCCTTGTCCCGAACAGGGGCACCCGGGGACAGAGCGCCTGTTTGCAACGGAATTCGCCCATCCGGACAAAAAAGCAAAAATGTGTGTCGTCCCTAATGAACCGGCGGTCAAAAAAGATGAGCCGACTGAAGAATACCCGCTCTGTTTAACGACGGGAAGGGTGATGTCCCATTATTTAACAGGTGTGCAGACAAGAAAAAGCGCTGCGCTCAGGGCGAGGCACTTTGAATCATTTATGGAAATCCATCCGAAAACAGCGGCCAAGTATAAGATTGAAGACCGCGTTTTGGTAAAGGTTGAATCAAAAAGAGGGAGCATGGTCGTCAGAAGCAAATGGTCAGAGTCGATCAGGCCGGACACCGTTTTTGTACCGATGCATTGGGCCGATTCGCAAAATGTGAACAGTCTGGTGGCGGAAGATTTGGACCCGTCTTGCAAAATGCCGGGTTTTAAGGTCACTTCTGTCCGCATTCGCCCTGCTGATGACAAAATTGTGAATAAACTGTCATAA
- the nirB gene encoding nitrite reductase large subunit NirB, whose translation MEKKQLVLVGNGMAGVRAIEEILNISNDQFQITIFGKEPHPNYNRILLSKVLQGDTDVKDITLNDWAWYEENGIQLYTGEEVVKVDPEAKTVTTDSGRVQPYDELILATGSLPFILPLPGVDKEGVTAFRDIKDTDVMLEASKTYKKAAVIGGGLLGLEAARGLLNLGMDVTVIHLAPYLMERQLDATAGRLLQKELEKQGMTFLLEKQTEEICGDERVEGLKFKDGSTLEADLVVMAVGIKPNVQLGKDCGVPVNRGLIVNDYMETEIPHIYAVGECAEHRGIAYGLVAPLYEQAKVMAKKICGIETKPYEGSVLSTQLKVSGVEVFSAGDFNEDDDEGKKALKVFDEQDGIYKKIVLRGNQIIGAVLFGDSSEGNRLFSMIQKGADISETSKVSILQPLNQEEGMSITAAMSDDEIVCGCNGVSKGMIVQAIKEQGCSSVDEIKSCTGASRSCGGCKPLVAEILQHTLGSDFDAAAQKEAICGCTDLSRDEVVAEIKEKGLTHTKEVMNVLGWKTAEGCSKCRPALNYYLGMINPKEYEDERESRFVNERMHANIQKDGTYSVVPRMYGGVTNSNDLRRIADVVDKYDIPLVKMTGGQRIDLIGVKKEDLPKVWADLDMPSGFAYGKTLRTVKTCVGEQFCRFGTQDSMALGIDLEKKFEGLYTPHKIKMAVSACPRNCAESGIKDLGVVGIDGGWEIYVGGNGGTHLRAGDLLMKVKTSEEVIEITGAYLQYYRETANYLERTSAWLERVGLSHVQSVLNDKEKRKELNDRMNEALSIHKDPWKNFLEDEKTTKQLFENVVTS comes from the coding sequence GTGGAAAAAAAGCAGCTGGTTCTTGTGGGGAACGGTATGGCCGGGGTCAGGGCCATCGAAGAGATTCTCAACATTTCAAACGACCAATTCCAGATTACGATTTTCGGAAAAGAACCGCATCCAAACTATAACCGGATTCTTCTTTCCAAGGTGCTGCAGGGAGATACGGACGTAAAAGACATTACACTGAATGATTGGGCTTGGTATGAAGAAAACGGTATTCAGCTATATACGGGTGAAGAGGTTGTCAAAGTCGATCCTGAAGCCAAAACGGTAACGACTGACTCCGGCAGGGTTCAGCCGTATGATGAATTGATTTTGGCGACCGGCTCTCTCCCTTTCATCCTGCCATTGCCCGGGGTGGATAAAGAAGGTGTGACAGCTTTTCGTGATATCAAGGATACCGATGTCATGCTTGAGGCTTCGAAAACGTACAAAAAAGCGGCTGTTATCGGCGGCGGACTGCTCGGTCTGGAAGCCGCGCGCGGGCTGCTCAACCTCGGCATGGACGTCACCGTCATCCACCTTGCGCCATATCTGATGGAACGTCAGCTTGATGCGACAGCGGGACGCCTTTTGCAAAAAGAATTGGAAAAACAGGGCATGACGTTTTTGCTTGAAAAGCAGACGGAAGAAATCTGCGGAGACGAACGTGTAGAAGGATTGAAATTCAAAGACGGATCAACGCTTGAGGCAGATTTAGTCGTCATGGCGGTCGGGATCAAGCCGAACGTTCAGCTTGGAAAAGACTGCGGCGTCCCTGTCAACAGAGGGCTGATCGTCAATGATTATATGGAGACTGAAATCCCTCACATATACGCCGTCGGGGAATGCGCCGAACATAGAGGAATTGCCTATGGACTTGTCGCTCCTCTTTACGAGCAGGCCAAAGTAATGGCCAAAAAAATCTGCGGCATTGAGACGAAACCGTATGAAGGTTCTGTTTTGTCAACACAGTTAAAGGTTTCCGGAGTCGAAGTGTTCTCTGCCGGCGACTTCAATGAGGATGATGACGAAGGCAAAAAAGCGCTCAAGGTGTTTGACGAACAGGATGGCATCTATAAAAAAATCGTGCTCCGCGGAAATCAAATCATCGGGGCCGTATTGTTCGGCGACAGCAGTGAAGGAAACAGGCTGTTTTCGATGATTCAAAAAGGAGCAGACATTTCAGAAACTTCCAAAGTTTCAATCTTGCAGCCTTTGAATCAGGAGGAAGGCATGAGCATCACGGCGGCCATGAGCGATGATGAGATCGTCTGCGGCTGTAACGGTGTTTCAAAAGGAATGATCGTGCAGGCCATTAAAGAGCAGGGTTGTTCTTCAGTGGATGAAATCAAGTCATGCACGGGCGCATCCCGTTCATGCGGAGGCTGTAAACCGCTTGTGGCCGAGATTCTTCAGCATACGCTCGGTTCAGACTTTGACGCAGCCGCCCAAAAAGAAGCGATTTGCGGATGTACCGACCTGTCCAGAGATGAAGTGGTGGCAGAAATCAAAGAGAAAGGTTTGACACATACGAAAGAAGTTATGAATGTGCTCGGCTGGAAAACGGCGGAAGGCTGTTCCAAATGCCGCCCTGCGCTCAACTACTATCTTGGCATGATCAATCCGAAAGAATACGAAGATGAGAGAGAATCCCGATTCGTCAATGAACGGATGCATGCCAACATCCAAAAAGACGGCACATATTCCGTCGTCCCGCGGATGTATGGCGGTGTCACCAATTCGAACGATTTGCGGCGCATCGCCGATGTCGTCGATAAATATGACATTCCTCTTGTGAAAATGACGGGCGGACAGCGGATCGACCTGATCGGTGTCAAAAAAGAAGACCTTCCGAAAGTATGGGCTGATCTTGATATGCCTTCTGGATTTGCTTACGGCAAAACGCTCAGAACGGTAAAAACATGTGTAGGTGAACAGTTCTGCCGTTTCGGAACGCAGGATTCAATGGCTCTCGGGATCGACCTTGAGAAAAAATTCGAAGGCCTTTACACCCCTCACAAAATTAAAATGGCGGTTTCAGCATGTCCGAGAAACTGCGCCGAATCCGGCATCAAAGATCTCGGTGTCGTCGGCATTGACGGCGGCTGGGAAATCTATGTCGGCGGAAACGGAGGTACACATCTTCGCGCCGGCGATCTGCTGATGAAAGTCAAAACGTCTGAGGAAGTCATTGAAATCACAGGCGCTTATCTCCAATACTACAGAGAAACGGCCAACTATTTAGAACGGACGTCCGCATGGCTCGAACGGGTCGGCCTGTCCCATGTCCAGTCCGTCTTGAATGATAAAGAGAAACGCAAAGAATTGAATGACCGGATGAATGAAGCGCTGTCTATCCACAAAGATCCGTGGAAGAACTTTTTGGAAGATGAAAAGACAACGAAGCAGCTTTTTGAAAATGTCGTCACTTCTTAA
- the nirD gene encoding nitrite reductase small subunit NirD, with translation MVNKGLTKVYVAKVGDLPNQLGKTVVVEGKEIAVFRLSNGGVRAVENRCPHKGGVLAEGMVSGEFVFCPMHDWKISLEDGKVQEPDTGCIQTYETVIEGEDLFIVY, from the coding sequence ATGGTGAACAAAGGCTTAACAAAGGTATATGTGGCAAAGGTCGGCGATTTGCCGAATCAGCTCGGAAAGACAGTGGTTGTTGAAGGAAAGGAAATCGCGGTTTTCAGGCTTTCAAACGGCGGCGTCCGCGCGGTTGAAAACCGCTGCCCCCACAAAGGAGGGGTGCTTGCCGAAGGAATGGTAAGCGGCGAATTCGTATTCTGTCCAATGCACGACTGGAAGATCAGCCTTGAAGACGGAAAAGTTCAAGAGCCGGATACAGGCTGCATCCAGACATATGAGACAGTGATTGAAGGGGAAGACCTGTTTATCGTATATTAA